A part of Cervus elaphus chromosome 11, mCerEla1.1, whole genome shotgun sequence genomic DNA contains:
- the KIF3C gene encoding kinesin-like protein KIF3C: MASKTKASEALKVVARCRPLSRKEEAAGHEQILTMDVKLGQVTLRNPRAALGELPKTFTFDAVYDASSKQADLYDETVRPLVDSVLQGFNGTVFAYGQTGTGKTYTMQGTWVEPELRGVIPNAFEHIFTHISRSQNQQYLVRASYLEIYQEEIRDLLSKEPGKRLELKENPETGVYIKDLSSFVTKNVKEIEHVMNLGNQTRAVGSTHMNEVSSRSHAIFVITVECSERGSDGQDHIRVGKLNLVDLAGSERQNKAGPNTAGGTATQPTGGGGGGGGGGSGGERPKEASKINLSLSALGNVIAALSGNRSTHIPYRDSKLTRLLQDSLGGNAKTIMVATLGPASHSYDESLSTLRFANRAKNIKNKPRVNEDPKDTLLREFQEEIARLKAQLEKKGMLGKRLRRKSSRRKKAVSAPAGYPEGPVIEAWVAEEEDDNNNNHRPPQPILETALDKNMENYLQEQKERLEEEKAAIQDDRSLVSEEKQKLLEEKEKMLEDLRREQEATELLAAKYKAMESKLLIGGRNIMDHTNEQQKMLELKRQEIAEQKRREREMQQEMMLRDEETMELRGTYTSLQQEVEVKTKKLKKLYAKLQAVKAEIQDQHDEYIRVRQDLEEAQNEQTRELKLKYLIIENFIPPEEKNKIMNRLFLDCEEEQWKFQPLVPSGANSSQMKKRPTSAVGYKRPISQYARVAMAMGSHPRYRAENIMFLELDVSPPAVFEMEFSHDQDQDPRALHMERLMRLDSFLERPSTSKVRKSRSWCQSPQRPPPPTAHASLAASAALRPTTVLDHE, encoded by the exons ATGGCCAGTAAAACCAAGGCCAGCGAGGCCCTGAAGGTGGTGGCCCGGTGCCGCCCCCTCAGCCGGAAGGAGGAGGCTGCTGGTCACGAGCAGATCCTGACCATGGACGTGAAACTAGGCCAGGTGACCCTGCGGAACCCCCGCGCTGCCCTGGGGGAGCTGCCCAAGACCTTCACCTTCGATGCCGTGTATGATGCCAGCTCCAAGCAGGCAGACTTGTATGATGAAACCGTGAGGCCCCTGGTAGACTCGGTGCTTCAAGGTTTCAACGGCACCGTCTTTGCCTATGGACAGACAGGCACGGGCAAGACTTACAccatgcaggggacctgggtggAGCCCGAGCTCCGCGGGGTTATCCCCAATGCCTTTGAGCATATCTTCACCCACATCTCACGCTCCCAGAACCAGCAGTACTTGGTCCGGGCCTCCTACCTGGAGATCTACCAGGAGGAGATTCGagaccttctctccaaggagccAGGCAAGAGGCTCGAGCTGAAGGAAAACCCTGAGACAGGCGTCTACATCAAGGACCTGTCCTCCTTCGTCACCAAGAATGTCAAGGAGATAGAGCACGTGATGAACCTGGGGAACCAGACCCGGGCGGTAGGCAGCACACATATGAATGAGGTCAGCTCCCGCTCCCATGCCATCTTCGTCATCACCGTGGAGTGCAGTGAGCGTGGCTCAGACGGCCAGGACCACATCCGTGTGGGCAAGCTCAACCTGGTGGACTTGGCCGGTAGCGAGAGGCAGAACAAAGCAGGCCCCAACACCGCTGGAGGGACCGCCACACAGCCCActggtggtggcggtggtggagGGGGTGGTGGCAGTGGTGGAGAGAGGCCGAAGGAAGCCTCCAAAATCAACCTGTCGCTGTCTGCCCTGGGCAACGTGATCGCTGCTCTCTCGGGTAACAGGAGCACCCACATCCCCTACCGGGACTCCAAGCTGACCCGGTTGCTCCAGGACTCTCTGGGGGGAAATGCCAAGACCATCATGGTGGCCACCCTGGGGCCAGCCTCTCACAGCTACGACGAGAGCCTCTCCACCCTGCGCTTCGCCAACCGGGCCAAGAACATCAAGAACAAGCCCCGGGTGAACGAGGACCCCAAGGACACACTGCTGCGGGAATTCCAGGAGGAGATTGCCCGCCTGAAGGCCCagctggagaagaaggggatgctGGGAAAGCGACTCCGCAGGAAGAGCAGCCGCAGGAAGAAGGCCGTGTCAGCCCCGGCCGGGTACCCGGAGGGACCAGTGATCGAGGCCTGGGTGGCCGAAGAGGAGGatgataacaacaacaaccaccgCCCGCCCCAGCCCATCCTGGAGACAGCCTTGGACAAGAACATGGAGAATTACCTGCAGGAGCAGAAGGAGCGGCTAGAGGAGGAGAAGGCGGCCATCCAGGATGACCGCAGTCTAGTGAGCGAGGAGAAGCAAAAGCtgctggaggagaaggagaagatgcTGGAAGACCTGCGGCGGGAGCAGGAAGCCACAGAGCTGCTCGCTGCCAAGTACAAG GCCATGGAGAGCAAGCTGCTCATCGGGGGCAGGAACATCATGGATCACACCAACGAGCAGCAGAAGATGCTCGAACTAAAGAGGCAGGAGATTGCCgagcag AAACGCCGTGAGCGGGAAATGCAGCAAGAGATGATGCTCCGGGACGAGGAGACCATGGAGCTCCGGGGCACCTACACATCCCTGCAGCAGGAGGTGGAGGTCAAAACCAAGAAACTCAAGAAG CTCTACGCCAAGCTGCAGGCGGTGAAGGCGGAGATCCAGGACCAGCACGATGAGTACATCCGCGTGCGGCAGGACCTGGAGGAGGCGCAGAATGAGCAGACCCGGGAACTCAAGCTCAA GTACCTGATCATCGAGAACTTCATCCCCCCAGAGGAGAAGAACAAGATCATGAACCGGCTTTTCCTAGACTGCGAGGAGGAGCAGTGGAAGTTCCAGCCCCTTGTTCCCAGTGGAGC CAATAGCAGCCAAATGAAGAAGCGGCCAACGTCTGCAGTGGGCTACAAGAGGCCGATCAGCCAGTATGCTCGGGTTGCCATGGCAATGGGGTCCCACCCCAGGTACAGG GCTGAGAACATCATGTTTCTGGAGTTGGATGTGTCCCCGCCCGCGGTCTTTGAGATGGAATTCTCTCATGACCAAGACCAAGACCCCCGTGCACTACACATGGAGAGGCTCATGCGGTTGGACAGCTTTCTGGAAAGACCTTCCACGTCTAAAGTCCGGAAGTCCAGATCCTG GTGCCAGAGTCCTCAGCGGCCTCCACCTCCCACCGCACACGCCTCGCTGGCCGCCTCTGCTGCTCTGCGTCCCACGACAGTGCTTGATCACGAGTGA